A window from Nodosilinea sp. PGN35 encodes these proteins:
- a CDS encoding DUF6492 family protein produces the protein MTPIATTTSSAASLALATLSYGPDYPRCQLLVESVRQLSQAPVQHYIIVDQRDYSMFKALANPSTEILTVESLLPSWIRRVPLVNRAWLSCKTLPIRNWVLQQLVKLSFARCASETITVFVDSDVAFIRPFDLTPWARQDQTRLFRVPEFYSADFEPLYRAAYRLLGLEGYRYGMARPNYIGNLISWQQSNVVALCDRLEQVGGRPWLETLARSKTLSEYILYGVFVDQVLGEAAGHSYDWSPLCHEYWRPQPLDARQLAEFFAAARPEHIAVMISAKAGIAPDRYRSYLERLRVESLSRQHQEPLPPLWA, from the coding sequence ATGACACCGATCGCTACGACAACTTCAAGCGCTGCATCGCTGGCGCTGGCTACCCTCAGCTACGGCCCTGACTACCCCCGCTGTCAACTGCTGGTCGAGAGCGTGAGGCAGCTCAGCCAGGCTCCGGTGCAGCACTACATCATTGTCGATCAGCGAGACTATTCAATGTTCAAGGCGTTGGCTAACCCAAGCACCGAGATTTTGACCGTAGAATCGCTGCTGCCCTCCTGGATTCGCCGCGTTCCTCTAGTGAACCGCGCCTGGCTAAGCTGTAAAACGCTGCCCATTCGCAACTGGGTGTTGCAGCAGTTGGTCAAGCTCTCCTTTGCCCGCTGTGCTTCTGAGACGATTACGGTTTTTGTCGATTCCGATGTGGCGTTTATCCGCCCCTTCGATCTGACTCCCTGGGCTCGACAGGATCAAACTAGGCTGTTCCGGGTGCCCGAGTTCTATAGTGCCGACTTTGAACCCCTCTACAGGGCGGCCTACCGGCTGCTGGGGCTAGAGGGTTACCGCTACGGGATGGCGCGCCCCAACTACATTGGCAACTTAATTAGCTGGCAGCAGAGCAATGTGGTGGCCCTGTGCGATCGCCTAGAGCAGGTCGGGGGGCGTCCCTGGCTCGAGACCCTGGCTCGCTCTAAAACCCTGTCAGAATATATTCTCTACGGGGTGTTTGTCGATCAGGTTCTGGGCGAGGCCGCAGGGCACAGCTACGACTGGTCGCCCCTGTGCCACGAATACTGGCGGCCCCAGCCCCTAGACGCCCGTCAGCTGGCCGAGTTTTTTGCCGCCGCTCGGCCCGAGCACATCGCCGTGATGATCTCAGCCAAGGCGGGCATAGCCCCCGATCGCTACCGTTCCTATCTTGAGCGCCTGAGGGTTGAATCTTTGAGCCGTCAGCACCAGGAGCCCCTGCCTCCGCTGTGGGCGTAA
- a CDS encoding peptide ABC transporter substrate-binding protein gives MIRSGFRTVLLVAAAGVALAATVTCSQSTELATAPSAETQAGPAAQARDPETLRLLYSRSALTLNPHLATGYQDFEAARIVYEPLASYNEAGDLVPFLADEIPSLENGGVAADGTTVTWTLRPDITWADGEPFTADDVVFTFEFIRNPVVAAATAQYYEGVKSVEAIDNYTVKITFAAPTPAWSVPFTGQTGLILPRHIFEEFNGPAARDALANLQPVGTGPYQVVGFEAGTIIYEPNPSYWGGRPSFKRVELSGGLAPYAAAREVLQAGTADFAHNLQVEAEALSQLETDASGHISHLFGSQVERIMLNFAHPFARTEAGERSSPDIPHPYFSDVRVRQALNLAIDRDTIAKELYGTAGKPTAQLLVAPDDYQSPEIAYTYDLEQAKALLDQAGWIDSNGDGLREKDGVALEVLFQAAVNPVRQKTQAIVSDSLRELGVDVQISRVRMDEFFSGNPADTGSLNHFYADMQVYSIGNESPDPSTYMGWWTCAKIASQANQWQEPNNARYCNPEYDRLWEEARLELDPDRRAELFQQMNELLARDVAVIPVVHRAMTNAVSDRLIDVEFTPWDASTWAIKDWRPKPAEP, from the coding sequence ATGATCAGATCAGGGTTTCGCACCGTACTTTTAGTGGCCGCCGCCGGCGTCGCCCTAGCCGCCACCGTCACCTGTAGCCAGTCCACTGAGCTAGCTACCGCTCCGTCCGCCGAGACCCAGGCGGGGCCAGCCGCACAGGCTCGCGATCCCGAGACCCTGCGCCTGCTCTACAGCCGCTCAGCCCTCACCCTCAACCCCCACCTGGCCACCGGCTACCAAGATTTTGAGGCCGCCCGCATCGTCTACGAACCTCTGGCCAGCTACAACGAGGCTGGAGATCTGGTGCCTTTTCTGGCGGACGAAATTCCGTCCCTAGAGAATGGTGGGGTGGCCGCCGATGGCACCACCGTCACCTGGACTCTGCGCCCGGACATTACCTGGGCCGACGGTGAACCGTTTACCGCCGACGATGTGGTCTTTACCTTTGAGTTTATTCGCAACCCGGTGGTGGCCGCCGCCACTGCCCAGTACTACGAAGGGGTAAAAAGCGTTGAGGCGATCGACAACTACACCGTTAAGATTACCTTTGCTGCTCCCACCCCCGCCTGGTCGGTGCCCTTTACCGGCCAAACCGGCCTGATCTTGCCGCGCCACATTTTTGAAGAGTTCAACGGCCCCGCCGCCCGCGATGCCCTGGCCAACCTCCAGCCCGTAGGCACCGGCCCCTACCAGGTGGTTGGATTTGAGGCCGGTACCATTATCTATGAACCCAACCCCAGCTATTGGGGCGGCCGCCCTAGTTTTAAGCGAGTGGAGCTATCCGGTGGTCTGGCCCCCTACGCAGCGGCGCGGGAGGTGCTGCAAGCGGGCACCGCCGACTTCGCCCACAACCTCCAGGTCGAAGCCGAGGCCCTCAGTCAGCTCGAAACCGACGCCAGCGGCCATATTTCCCACCTGTTTGGCTCCCAGGTGGAGCGCATCATGCTAAATTTTGCCCATCCCTTCGCCCGTACTGAAGCTGGAGAACGCTCCAGCCCTGATATTCCGCACCCCTACTTTAGCGATGTGCGGGTGCGCCAGGCCCTCAATCTGGCTATCGATCGCGACACCATTGCCAAAGAACTCTACGGCACCGCCGGTAAACCTACGGCCCAGCTGCTAGTAGCCCCCGACGACTACCAATCCCCCGAGATTGCCTACACCTACGATCTAGAGCAGGCCAAAGCCCTCCTCGACCAGGCAGGCTGGATCGACAGCAACGGCGACGGTCTGCGCGAAAAAGACGGCGTTGCCCTAGAGGTGCTGTTTCAGGCTGCCGTCAACCCGGTGCGCCAAAAGACCCAGGCTATAGTCAGCGACAGCCTGCGAGAGCTGGGGGTAGATGTGCAGATTTCCCGAGTGCGCATGGACGAGTTTTTCTCCGGTAACCCAGCGGATACCGGTAGCCTCAACCACTTCTACGCCGATATGCAGGTCTACTCCATTGGCAACGAAAGCCCAGACCCTAGCACCTACATGGGGTGGTGGACCTGCGCCAAAATTGCCTCCCAGGCCAACCAGTGGCAAGAGCCCAACAACGCCCGCTACTGCAACCCCGAGTACGATCGCCTTTGGGAAGAGGCCCGCCTTGAGCTCGATCCCGACCGTCGGGCCGAGCTGTTTCAGCAGATGAACGAACTGCTGGCTCGAGATGTAGCGGTGATTCCGGTGGTGCACCGAGCGATGACCAACGCGGTCAGCGATCGCCTCATCGACGTCGAATTTACCCCCTGGGATGCCAGCACCTGGGCCATCAAAGATTGGCGTCCCAAGCCCGCTGAACCGTAA
- a CDS encoding HpsJ family protein, whose protein sequence is MTSEPAVTSPVISPLAAIALKVAGAIAILSALLDFLILLIPPNLTNVQWQLATTTQLVDRGIVPLVGMALLLTGFWLDSSIGKVARRKSLTADLRFWVCALASLLGLVYLLLTLLHLNAVRLSSQSALAQVSTEAGEAATQLQQRLSTELSQQQNQLGALLQNEELLAQAIQSGQLPPDIQQYRDDPEGLTQFLQQRADQAQQQIETEIGTRRAEAERQVRIEAWRSGIRISVISLLLAAGYSMIGWLGLRRLLSLTRAA, encoded by the coding sequence ATGACCTCTGAACCCGCTGTTACCAGTCCGGTGATATCTCCCCTAGCTGCGATCGCCCTCAAGGTAGCCGGTGCCATCGCCATTTTGTCAGCCCTGCTCGACTTTCTCATTCTGCTGATTCCGCCCAACCTCACTAACGTGCAGTGGCAGCTGGCAACCACCACCCAGCTTGTCGATCGCGGCATTGTGCCCCTGGTGGGCATGGCCCTGCTGCTCACCGGGTTTTGGCTCGACAGCTCCATTGGTAAAGTGGCTCGGCGCAAGAGCCTGACCGCTGACCTGCGGTTTTGGGTCTGTGCCCTGGCCAGCCTGCTGGGGCTGGTCTATCTGCTGCTCACCCTGCTGCACCTCAACGCCGTGCGCCTCTCTAGCCAGTCGGCCCTGGCCCAGGTCAGCACCGAAGCTGGCGAAGCTGCCACCCAGCTACAGCAGCGCCTGTCTACCGAGCTGAGCCAGCAGCAAAATCAGCTGGGGGCACTGCTCCAGAACGAGGAGCTTTTGGCCCAGGCGATTCAAAGCGGGCAGCTGCCCCCCGACATTCAGCAGTACCGCGATGACCCAGAGGGGCTCACCCAATTTTTGCAGCAGCGGGCCGACCAGGCCCAGCAGCAGATCGAAACCGAAATTGGTACCCGCCGAGCCGAAGCCGAGCGCCAGGTCAGAATTGAAGCCTGGCGCTCGGGCATTCGCATCTCCGTCATTAGTCTACTGCTGGCGGCAGGCTACTCTATGATCGGTTGGCTAGGGCTGCGGCGACTGCTCTCCCTCACCCGGGCCGCTTAG
- a CDS encoding UDP-glucuronic acid decarboxylase family protein has product MRILVTGGAGFIGSHLIDRLMTEGHEVICLDNFYTGHRHNLLHWLEHPYFEVIRHDVTEPIRLEVDQIYHLACPASPVHYQYNPVKTIKTNVMGTLNMLGLAKRVKARFLLASTSEVYGDPEVHPQTEDYRGNVNPIGIRSCYDEGKRVAETLAFDYHRQNNVDIRVARIFNTYGPRMLENDGRVVSNFVVQALQGIPLTIYGSGAQTRSFCYVSDLVDGLIRLMNGDYIGPVNLGNPDEYTILQLAQAVQSMVNPDADLIFKPLPQDDPQRRKPDITRAETFLGWGPTVPLQEGLRLTVEDFRSRLNSSGTTQATPSTLQSVGG; this is encoded by the coding sequence ATGAGAATTCTTGTAACCGGCGGAGCCGGGTTTATTGGCTCCCACTTAATTGATCGCCTGATGACTGAGGGGCATGAAGTTATCTGTTTAGATAATTTCTACACAGGTCACCGGCACAACTTACTGCACTGGCTCGAGCATCCCTATTTTGAGGTGATCCGCCACGATGTCACCGAACCCATTCGGTTGGAGGTTGACCAGATATACCATCTGGCCTGTCCAGCTTCTCCGGTGCATTACCAGTACAACCCGGTTAAGACCATCAAGACCAATGTTATGGGCACCCTCAACATGCTGGGGCTAGCAAAGCGCGTCAAAGCTCGCTTTCTGCTGGCCTCGACCTCAGAGGTGTACGGCGACCCCGAGGTGCACCCCCAAACCGAAGACTACCGAGGCAACGTCAACCCCATCGGTATTCGCAGCTGCTATGACGAGGGCAAGCGGGTTGCGGAGACTTTGGCCTTCGACTATCACCGCCAAAACAATGTCGATATTCGAGTGGCCAGGATTTTCAATACCTACGGCCCCCGCATGCTCGAAAACGATGGCCGAGTTGTCAGCAATTTTGTTGTTCAAGCCCTCCAGGGCATTCCGCTGACGATCTATGGCAGTGGTGCTCAGACGCGAAGTTTTTGCTATGTGTCCGATCTGGTAGACGGTCTAATACGCCTGATGAATGGTGATTACATCGGCCCGGTCAACCTGGGCAATCCCGATGAGTACACCATTTTACAGCTGGCTCAAGCGGTTCAGTCTATGGTGAATCCTGATGCTGACTTGATCTTCAAGCCTCTGCCCCAGGATGATCCACAGCGTCGCAAACCCGATATTACTCGGGCTGAGACGTTTCTCGGCTGGGGGCCGACGGTGCCTCTGCAGGAAGGACTCCGGCTTACAGTCGAAGATTTTCGCAGTCGTCTGAACTCCTCAGGAACAACGCAGGCTACGCCATCGACACTGCAATCGGTGGGTGGCTAG
- a CDS encoding SWIM zinc finger family protein, which yields MTAYASASNSAYALEDEAWWVQRWVELLNTYRFKKRLERGRIYAREGHILSLEYKGSKVTALVQGTAEEPYKLSIWLDAFSDEDWNYVIDSLSEQAIYSAQLLAGEMPAEIEAVFTANGLSLYPFNLSEVHSKCSCPDPKNPCKHIAAVYYQLGDFFREDPFVLFQLRGRSRDSILEALRQRRQSTAAPAASLDPSDESGLPPEPNVATNQLDLCQFWAYTEPLDPDLVVITPAETTVLDVLGKIPLPPDDAPVVMGHLKEIYQTVAQQAMMQALG from the coding sequence ATGACCGCCTACGCGTCTGCCTCAAATTCTGCCTACGCCCTGGAAGATGAGGCCTGGTGGGTGCAGCGCTGGGTGGAGTTATTGAATACCTACCGCTTTAAAAAACGCCTGGAGCGAGGGCGTATCTATGCGCGAGAGGGCCACATTCTCAGTCTGGAGTACAAGGGATCTAAGGTAACGGCTCTGGTGCAGGGCACTGCCGAAGAACCCTACAAGCTTTCTATCTGGCTCGATGCCTTTAGTGACGAAGACTGGAACTACGTCATTGACTCGCTCTCAGAGCAGGCCATCTATTCGGCTCAGCTGCTAGCGGGGGAGATGCCGGCTGAAATTGAAGCGGTGTTTACCGCCAACGGGCTCAGCCTCTACCCGTTCAATCTGTCAGAGGTACATTCTAAATGCAGCTGCCCTGACCCTAAAAATCCCTGTAAGCACATTGCAGCGGTGTACTACCAGCTGGGGGATTTCTTTCGGGAAGATCCCTTCGTGCTGTTTCAGCTCAGGGGTCGCAGTCGCGACAGCATTTTGGAGGCGCTCCGGCAGCGACGGCAGAGTACCGCCGCTCCGGCTGCATCGCTTGACCCCAGCGACGAGTCGGGCCTGCCGCCAGAACCCAACGTGGCCACAAATCAACTCGATCTATGCCAATTTTGGGCCTATACCGAGCCCTTAGATCCAGACCTGGTGGTGATTACCCCCGCCGAAACTACGGTGCTGGATGTATTGGGTAAAATACCGCTGCCCCCTGACGATGCGCCCGTGGTGATGGGGCACCTCAAGGAGATCTACCAGACCGTAGCTCAGCAAGCTATGATGCAGGCCCTTGGCTAG
- the hetR gene encoding heterocyst differentiation master regulator HetR, with amino-acid sequence MPLSPLAVEDEALIRRLSPSAIDQILLYIAFSAMRTGGHRHGAFLDAAATAAKCAIYMTYLEQGENLRMTGHLHHIEPKRVKAIVEEMRQALTEGKLLKMLGSQEPRYLIQFPYMWLRRYPWQPGQSRVSGTSLTSDEKALLESKLPAPCPDARIINSFQFLELIEILHEKSQDDLPADHRVPLSEALAEHIRRRLIYSGTVARIDASWGASYYGLARSSYAPVDDQERMYAMVEDTAQYFRMMREWANCLPGTMRVLEELDIPANHRETALQELDEVIRAWADKYHQPGGEPTLLQMVIGHHVK; translated from the coding sequence ATGCCTTTATCTCCCCTGGCCGTGGAAGACGAAGCTCTAATTCGCCGTCTCAGTCCCAGCGCCATCGACCAGATATTGCTCTATATCGCCTTCAGCGCGATGCGCACGGGCGGCCATCGCCACGGCGCTTTTCTAGACGCAGCGGCAACGGCAGCCAAGTGCGCCATCTATATGACCTATCTCGAGCAGGGCGAGAACCTGCGGATGACAGGCCACCTGCACCATATCGAGCCCAAGCGAGTCAAGGCCATTGTCGAAGAAATGCGCCAGGCTCTCACCGAGGGCAAGCTGCTCAAAATGCTCGGTTCTCAGGAGCCCCGCTACCTGATTCAGTTTCCCTACATGTGGCTGCGACGCTACCCCTGGCAGCCAGGGCAGTCACGGGTGTCGGGCACGTCGCTCACCAGCGATGAAAAGGCGCTGCTGGAAAGCAAGCTGCCTGCGCCCTGTCCCGACGCTCGAATTATTAACTCATTTCAGTTTCTAGAACTGATCGAAATTCTCCACGAGAAGTCGCAGGATGATCTGCCCGCCGATCATCGCGTGCCCCTCAGTGAGGCCCTGGCTGAGCACATTCGGCGGCGGTTAATCTATTCGGGCACTGTAGCGCGTATTGATGCCTCCTGGGGCGCTTCATACTACGGGCTGGCCCGCTCGTCCTACGCTCCGGTCGATGATCAGGAGCGCATGTACGCCATGGTCGAAGACACGGCCCAGTACTTTCGCATGATGCGCGAGTGGGCCAACTGCCTGCCTGGTACCATGCGGGTTTTAGAAGAACTAGACATTCCCGCCAACCATCGCGAGACCGCCCTGCAAGAGCTAGACGAAGTCATTCGCGCCTGGGCTGACAAGTACCACCAGCCGGGGGGAGAACCAACGCTCTTGCAAATGGTGATCGGACACCATGTCAAATAG
- a CDS encoding UDP-glucose/GDP-mannose dehydrogenase family protein, with protein sequence MRVCVIGTGYVGLVTGVCLANVGHDVVCIDVNEEKVKLMQSGQSPIFEPGLSEIMKSSMAAGHLHFSTDLKAGVEHGDILFIAVGTPALPTGESDTRYVEAVARGIGNHLNGGYKVIVNKSTVPIGSGDWVRMIVLDGVAERQSVPVPAGGIPETTHPEMIADFDVVSNPEFLREGSAVYDTFNPDRIVLGSNSPRAIAMMKELYTPIVERRFAEDPSAAPVPVLVTDLSSAEMVKYASNAFLATKISFINEVANICDRVGADVTQVAQGIGLDSRIGKKFLQAGIGWGGSCFPKDVSALIHTADDYGYEAQLLKAAVEVNNRQRQITLEKLQQVLKILKGKTVGLLGLTFKPDTDDMRDAPALILIEQLNRLGAKVKAYDPIVSQSGLRHGLTGVIVETDASHLADNCDALVLVTDWQQFRDLDYAAMAQRMNSPILIDGRNFLDREVMVRAGFQYLGIGR encoded by the coding sequence ATGCGTGTATGTGTGATTGGTACTGGCTATGTAGGTCTGGTGACCGGTGTGTGCCTGGCTAATGTGGGCCACGACGTAGTGTGTATTGACGTCAATGAGGAAAAGGTTAAGCTCATGCAGTCGGGGCAGTCGCCCATTTTTGAGCCAGGCCTCTCTGAAATTATGAAGTCGTCAATGGCAGCAGGCCATCTGCACTTTTCTACCGATTTGAAGGCTGGTGTTGAGCACGGCGATATTCTCTTTATTGCAGTGGGCACCCCAGCACTGCCAACGGGCGAGAGCGATACGCGCTACGTAGAGGCGGTGGCCAGGGGCATTGGCAACCACTTAAACGGTGGCTATAAAGTCATTGTGAACAAATCTACGGTACCGATTGGCTCGGGAGATTGGGTGCGCATGATTGTGCTGGACGGGGTGGCTGAGCGCCAGTCGGTGCCGGTGCCCGCTGGGGGAATTCCTGAGACCACTCACCCAGAGATGATCGCCGACTTTGATGTTGTCAGCAACCCGGAGTTTTTACGGGAAGGTTCGGCGGTCTATGACACCTTTAACCCCGATCGCATTGTGTTGGGCAGCAACAGCCCCCGCGCGATCGCTATGATGAAGGAACTCTACACGCCGATCGTAGAACGACGCTTTGCCGAAGATCCCAGCGCTGCTCCGGTGCCCGTACTGGTCACGGATCTGAGCTCGGCTGAAATGGTCAAATACGCCTCCAATGCCTTCCTGGCTACCAAGATTAGTTTTATCAACGAAGTCGCTAACATCTGCGATCGGGTTGGGGCCGATGTTACTCAGGTAGCTCAGGGCATTGGCCTCGACTCTCGCATCGGCAAGAAGTTTTTGCAGGCGGGTATTGGCTGGGGCGGGTCGTGCTTCCCCAAGGATGTGTCGGCCCTGATTCACACTGCCGATGACTACGGCTACGAAGCCCAGCTGCTCAAGGCTGCCGTTGAGGTCAACAACCGCCAGCGCCAAATTACCCTTGAAAAACTTCAGCAAGTGCTCAAAATTCTCAAGGGCAAAACCGTTGGCCTGCTGGGGCTCACCTTTAAGCCTGACACCGACGACATGCGCGATGCGCCAGCCTTGATTTTGATCGAGCAGCTCAACCGCCTGGGGGCCAAGGTTAAGGCCTACGATCCCATTGTCTCCCAGAGTGGGCTGCGCCACGGGCTCACGGGCGTTATCGTTGAGACCGATGCCTCCCACCTGGCCGACAACTGCGACGCTCTAGTCTTAGTGACTGACTGGCAACAGTTTAGAGATCTCGACTACGCCGCTATGGCTCAGCGGATGAACAGCCCCATCCTCATCGATGGCCGCAACTTCCTCGATCGCGAAGTTATGGTGCGAGCTGGCTTCCAATACTTGGGTATTGGCCGCTAA
- a CDS encoding pyridoxal phosphate-dependent aminotransferase — translation MTLAISARAKAMKAEGLPVCSFSAGEPDFDTPEHIKAAAKAALDAGKTRYGPAAGEPALRQAIANKLQQDNGLCYGPENVIVTNGGKHSLYGLMMVLIEPGDEVIIPAPYWLSYPEMVKLAGGTPVIVPTTAEQNYRITPEQLRQAITPKTKLFILNTPSNPTGMVYSPAEIAALAAVVVEADIWVVSDEIYEKILYNGATHLSIGAVSPAAFEHTIISNGFAKAYSMTGWRVGYLAGPEQLIKAVATLQSHSTSNVCTFAQYGAIAALEGSQDCIATMGRAFAERRQAIIERCRAIEGLRCGEPEGAFYLYIDISTLGIPSLDFCTELLNEKYVAAIPGIAFGAEGTVRISYATGMETILEGMERLEAFVAGRLS, via the coding sequence ATGACTCTGGCGATCTCGGCTCGGGCCAAGGCCATGAAGGCGGAGGGCTTGCCGGTGTGCAGCTTTAGCGCTGGCGAACCCGACTTCGACACCCCTGAGCACATCAAGGCGGCGGCCAAGGCTGCCCTCGACGCGGGCAAAACCCGCTACGGCCCCGCGGCGGGCGAACCGGCCCTGCGCCAGGCGATCGCCAACAAACTTCAGCAGGACAACGGTCTCTGCTACGGCCCCGAAAACGTGATTGTCACCAACGGCGGCAAGCATTCCCTCTACGGCCTGATGATGGTTTTGATCGAGCCGGGGGACGAGGTGATTATTCCGGCCCCCTACTGGCTGAGCTACCCCGAGATGGTGAAGCTGGCCGGGGGTACGCCAGTGATTGTGCCCACCACCGCCGAACAAAACTACCGCATCACCCCCGAGCAGCTGCGCCAGGCAATCACCCCGAAGACCAAACTGTTTATCCTCAACACCCCCTCTAACCCCACGGGCATGGTGTATTCTCCGGCGGAGATTGCGGCCCTGGCGGCGGTGGTGGTGGAGGCCGATATCTGGGTGGTGTCGGACGAAATCTACGAGAAAATTCTCTACAACGGGGCAACTCACTTGAGCATCGGGGCTGTGTCGCCCGCAGCCTTTGAGCACACCATTATTAGTAACGGGTTTGCCAAGGCCTACTCAATGACCGGCTGGCGGGTGGGCTATCTGGCCGGGCCAGAGCAGCTGATCAAAGCGGTAGCCACTTTACAGAGCCACAGCACCTCTAACGTGTGTACTTTTGCGCAGTATGGTGCGATCGCCGCCCTTGAGGGCTCCCAGGACTGCATTGCCACCATGGGGCGCGCCTTTGCCGAGCGCCGCCAGGCGATTATTGAGCGGTGCCGCGCCATTGAGGGGCTCCGCTGTGGCGAACCCGAGGGGGCTTTTTACCTCTATATCGACATCAGCACCCTGGGCATTCCCTCCCTCGACTTTTGTACCGAGCTGCTCAACGAAAAGTATGTAGCCGCCATTCCGGGAATCGCCTTTGGGGCTGAGGGTACCGTTCGCATTTCCTACGCCACCGGTATGGAGACCATTCTAGAGGGGATGGAGCGGCTAGAAGCGTTTGTGGCAGGGCGTCTCAGCTGA
- a CDS encoding PAS domain S-box protein → MGRSFPPLPNRGTFNRIPLRLLLVVPFVLQVSAAVGLTGWLSLRQGQRAVNQVASQLRDSVTHHIEYKLEAFLATSHLVNQLTYDAIDLGQLDPTDEEAMFRHFMRQSRQFGHIDSIFFGRADGEFVGYTTLGQRGSQLMRAGPSLDNYIQFVKVDGTTGQPQEVLRSTAGWNTQTRPWYRAALQAQGPVWGEVFPYHAYPVMALPASRPVYGDDGALIGVLGNNFFLTHISDFLQDMHISDRGQAFIIDRAGLLVASSTQTAPVESVQGNPQQSYSLLDQDPLIRATAQLLFNQAGGDWGRVQPQQAEFRLGHEQQFMQVASLADDVGLDWLIVVVMPESDFMAAIEASRRNTIALCALALAGAIASGLYTSRWITRPLSAFSSASRAIADGHLNQAIGPTGLQELEGLAHAFNAMAARLEASFGDLQRSKAEIEHAHAEIQQQAALFRLMAENVSDLVCLHGLDGRFLYVSPSAEWLLGYTPDALVGLQPCSLAHPDDLDQCQMHLQAPAEGRAPDQRPVLYRMRHRQGHYIWLETFTRPIVDAGGTVVQLQTASRDVTDQVRLRRQLEHDACHDSLTGLPNRKQLQERLEMALTRSRQQSQYRFALLFLDIDHFKRAFEKG, encoded by the coding sequence ATGGGGCGTTCTTTTCCTCCACTGCCCAACCGAGGTACGTTTAACCGCATACCCCTGCGGCTGCTGCTGGTCGTGCCCTTTGTGCTCCAGGTCTCGGCGGCGGTAGGGCTGACGGGGTGGCTCTCCCTGCGCCAGGGCCAGCGGGCGGTGAACCAGGTAGCCAGCCAGCTGCGGGACTCCGTCACTCACCACATTGAGTACAAGCTGGAAGCATTTTTGGCGACCTCCCACCTGGTCAACCAGCTGACCTACGATGCCATCGACCTGGGGCAGCTAGACCCGACCGACGAAGAGGCGATGTTTCGCCACTTTATGCGGCAGTCACGGCAGTTCGGCCACATCGACTCGATCTTTTTTGGCAGGGCCGATGGTGAGTTTGTGGGCTACACCACCCTTGGACAGCGGGGCAGCCAGCTGATGCGGGCGGGGCCATCTTTAGATAACTATATTCAGTTTGTCAAAGTCGATGGGACGACAGGGCAACCCCAGGAGGTGTTGCGGTCAACGGCGGGCTGGAATACACAGACTCGGCCCTGGTACAGAGCGGCTCTGCAGGCCCAGGGGCCAGTTTGGGGAGAGGTGTTTCCCTATCACGCCTATCCGGTGATGGCTCTGCCGGCCTCTAGGCCCGTGTACGGTGACGATGGTGCCCTAATTGGGGTGCTGGGCAACAATTTCTTCCTCACCCACATCAGCGATTTTTTGCAGGATATGCACATTAGCGACCGGGGCCAGGCGTTCATCATCGATCGCGCTGGCCTGCTGGTGGCCAGCTCTACCCAGACCGCCCCGGTTGAGTCTGTCCAGGGCAATCCTCAGCAGTCTTACTCATTGCTCGACCAAGACCCGCTGATTCGCGCTACCGCCCAGCTGTTGTTCAACCAGGCGGGGGGCGACTGGGGCAGGGTTCAACCGCAGCAGGCCGAGTTTAGGCTGGGCCACGAGCAGCAGTTTATGCAGGTCGCCTCGCTGGCCGATGACGTTGGCCTCGACTGGCTGATTGTAGTGGTGATGCCTGAAAGCGACTTTATGGCCGCGATCGAGGCCAGCCGCCGCAACACCATTGCCCTCTGTGCCCTAGCCCTGGCCGGGGCGATCGCCTCTGGCCTCTACACCAGCCGCTGGATTACCCGCCCCCTGAGCGCCTTTAGCTCCGCCTCGCGGGCGATCGCCGATGGCCATCTCAACCAGGCCATTGGCCCCACGGGCCTGCAAGAGCTAGAGGGGCTAGCCCATGCCTTTAACGCCATGGCCGCCCGGCTAGAAGCTTCCTTTGGTGACCTTCAGCGCTCTAAGGCCGAGATCGAGCATGCCCATGCTGAAATTCAGCAGCAGGCGGCGCTTTTTCGCCTGATGGCCGAAAATGTCAGTGACCTGGTCTGTTTGCATGGGTTAGATGGCCGCTTTCTCTACGTCAGCCCGTCGGCGGAGTGGCTGCTGGGCTATACCCCCGATGCTTTGGTCGGGTTACAGCCCTGTAGCCTGGCCCACCCCGACGACCTCGACCAGTGCCAGATGCATCTCCAAGCCCCTGCCGAGGGCCGAGCCCCAGATCAGAGGCCAGTTTTATACCGCATGCGCCATCGCCAGGGCCATTACATCTGGCTAGAGACCTTTACACGCCCCATCGTTGATGCTGGGGGTACGGTGGTGCAACTCCAAACCGCCTCCCGCGATGTCACCGACCAGGTGAGGCTGCGCCGCCAGCTAGAGCACGATGCCTGCCACGACAGCCTGACGGGGTTACCCAACCGCAAGCAGCTGCAAGAGCGGCTGGAGATGGCCCTGACGCGATCGCGGCAGCAGAGCCAGTATCGCTTTGCGCTGCTGTTTTTAGATATCGATCACTTTAAGAGGGCGTTTGAAAAGGGGTAG